From a single Calothrix sp. NIES-2098 genomic region:
- a CDS encoding radical SAM domain-containing protein: protein MSTTLSRQRPQCSSVYGPVKSWRFGRSLGIDPIGSVSTCSFSCVYCQLGKIQHMTTERQVFVPTSQILDDLRAIMPLQQTDVVTLSGSGEPTLALNLEKILAVVKKVTRLPTVVLTNSTLLHDATVRSALKLADTVAAKLDAISSNQLQQINRPVATINLPGILEGIEQFRQEYQGHLAIQTMVLSSWTPDMLEDYIQILQRLKPDEIQLNIPSRPRVLVRQLEARGNDNLQSPPYLFQNLKCVSTDILASLATQIHDAINIPVNYPAMSL from the coding sequence ATGAGTACAACGCTATCTAGACAACGGCCACAGTGTTCTTCCGTTTACGGCCCGGTGAAATCTTGGCGATTTGGGCGATCGCTTGGCATCGATCCCATTGGCTCAGTATCTACCTGTTCTTTTAGCTGTGTCTATTGCCAGTTGGGAAAAATCCAACACATGACAACTGAGCGCCAAGTGTTTGTACCTACATCTCAAATTCTCGATGACTTGCGGGCTATTATGCCTTTACAGCAGACAGATGTCGTGACTCTTAGCGGTAGTGGTGAGCCTACCTTGGCACTGAATTTAGAGAAAATTCTAGCAGTTGTGAAAAAAGTTACTAGATTACCAACAGTGGTATTAACTAATAGTACTTTACTGCACGATGCCACTGTTCGCAGCGCTTTAAAACTAGCAGATACAGTTGCTGCTAAACTCGATGCAATTTCGTCAAATCAATTGCAGCAAATTAACCGCCCTGTAGCGACAATTAATCTGCCAGGTATATTGGAGGGAATCGAGCAATTTCGGCAGGAATATCAGGGACACTTAGCTATTCAAACAATGGTTTTGTCTTCTTGGACACCAGATATGTTAGAGGATTATATCCAAATCCTTCAGCGTCTAAAACCAGATGAAATCCAACTCAATATTCCTTCCCGTCCCCGCGTTTTGGTACGGCAATTGGAAGCACGAGGCAACGATAATCTTCAATCTCCCCCTTACCTTTTTCAGAACCTTAAATGTGTCAGCACTGACATCCTTGCTTCACTAGCTACTCAAATTCACGATGCCATCAACATTCCAGTAAATTACCCGGCAATGTCTCTATAG